One part of the Phycisphaeraceae bacterium genome encodes these proteins:
- a CDS encoding DUF695 domain-containing protein, which produces MAMHSEQWESYPVEFEDGPAAVIVDMGWYEEMPQPGRTESVCLVLPLKEPGEDGLGTDDEVGRVNDMDDALVAEVVRLADAVMVGRVRGGGRIEWFFYAPKGADLDGAVRAVRAKAAGYAPEIYSQADPDWEVYREALYPDESTQRWIGDRSVVMKLEEEGDPLTEAREVDHYAYFGEPHQAEAFAQWATEQGFGAESHEPTDETQGQTVVHLTHESGVDLPTINEVTEMLRRQAELAGGVYDGWETVVVRTEADGDDAAEEDDEGEEEDRD; this is translated from the coding sequence ATGGCCATGCACAGCGAACAGTGGGAGAGTTACCCGGTCGAGTTTGAAGACGGGCCGGCCGCGGTGATCGTGGACATGGGGTGGTATGAGGAGATGCCTCAGCCGGGGCGGACCGAGTCGGTGTGCCTGGTGCTGCCGCTGAAAGAGCCTGGGGAGGACGGGTTGGGGACGGATGACGAGGTGGGGCGGGTCAATGACATGGATGACGCGCTGGTCGCCGAGGTGGTGCGGCTGGCGGATGCGGTGATGGTGGGGCGGGTGCGCGGCGGGGGGAGGATCGAGTGGTTCTTCTACGCCCCGAAGGGGGCCGATTTGGATGGGGCGGTGCGGGCGGTGCGGGCCAAGGCGGCGGGGTATGCGCCGGAGATCTACAGCCAGGCGGACCCGGATTGGGAGGTGTATCGCGAGGCGCTGTACCCGGATGAGAGCACGCAGCGGTGGATCGGGGACCGGAGCGTGGTGATGAAACTGGAGGAGGAGGGGGACCCGCTGACCGAGGCGCGGGAGGTGGACCACTACGCGTACTTCGGCGAGCCGCACCAGGCGGAGGCGTTCGCGCAGTGGGCGACGGAACAGGGGTTTGGCGCGGAGAGCCACGAGCCCACGGATGAGACGCAGGGGCAGACGGTGGTCCACCTGACGCACGAATCGGGCGTTGACCTGCCGACGATCAACGAGGTGACGGAGATGCTGCGGCGGCAGGCGGAGTTGGCGGGTGGGGTGTATGACGGGTGGGAGACGGTGGTGGTGAGAACGGAGGCGGATGGGGATGACGCGGCGGAGGAGGATGATGAGGGTGAGGAGGAGGATCGAGACTGA
- a CDS encoding arylsulfatase — translation MNALGRISTLILAVGCVGTSALAQGDAAGKPGATTTVDGRYLPNPPAPFGGEISPNAVDSTPYWPALIAPPKGAPNVLLIMTDDVGFSAPSTFGGVIPTPALDRVANMGLRYTRFHTTALCSPTRAALLTGHNHHSVATGVVVDQATGYPGYNSIIPRDAVCIGEILRQNGYDTSWFGKDHNVPKWAGSQAGPFTDWPTGPVKGFDYYYGFIGDDTNQWQPNNLFRNTTPIEPYLGHPGWNLITAMADEAIDRVRMVSEVQPDRPFMIYYAPGGTHAPHHPTKEWVDKIAAMHLFDGGWNKLRETIFANQKKLGVIPQNATLTAWSKDLPEWDTLPAEAKKLYIHQAEVYAAYLAYTDHEIGRVIQAVEDAGKLDNTLIIYISGDNGASPEGTLNGLYSEFAVANGLHPTVEENMKFYDQWGTDQTYPHFAVGWAWCWATPYQWTKEVASHFGGTRNGMAMCWPARIKDKGGIRHQFHHCIDIVPTILDAAGLPQPVMVNGITQRPIEGVSMAYTWDKADAPGHRKTQYFEMFGSRAIYHDGWIASAPPVHSPWDLSLAKPLSDVMNGFTWELYNIDEDWTQSDDLAAKMPDKLRDMKQRFTMEAEKYRVFPLDDSVLVRFVSQEKPNYAFGRTDFTYTGEIANVPYPGIGGAPSLLDRDYTITAEIEVPEGGGEGMLITDGGRFGGYGFYLLKGKPVFTWNLLQLAIVKWQGKEALSPGKHTLEFDWKYDGPGFGKGGTGSLKVDGTVVDRHAMPHSVPVILPWCETFCVGVDTGTPVDESDYQVPFRFTGKSIKVKVKLGPAAQLP, via the coding sequence ATGAACGCACTGGGCCGGATCAGCACGTTGATCCTTGCGGTTGGCTGTGTGGGGACGTCGGCGCTTGCGCAGGGGGACGCGGCGGGCAAGCCGGGCGCGACGACCACGGTCGACGGTCGCTACCTGCCCAATCCGCCGGCGCCGTTCGGTGGTGAGATCAGCCCGAATGCCGTGGACTCGACGCCGTACTGGCCGGCGCTCATCGCGCCGCCCAAGGGGGCGCCCAACGTGCTGCTCATCATGACTGATGATGTCGGCTTCTCCGCGCCGTCGACTTTTGGCGGCGTGATCCCGACGCCGGCGCTGGACCGTGTTGCCAACATGGGCCTGCGATACACGCGGTTCCACACCACCGCGCTCTGCTCGCCGACGCGGGCCGCGCTGCTCACCGGGCACAACCACCATTCGGTTGCGACGGGCGTCGTCGTCGACCAGGCGACGGGCTACCCGGGCTACAACAGCATCATCCCGCGCGACGCTGTCTGCATCGGCGAGATCCTTCGCCAGAACGGCTACGACACCTCATGGTTCGGCAAGGACCACAACGTGCCCAAGTGGGCGGGAAGCCAGGCCGGGCCGTTCACCGACTGGCCGACGGGGCCGGTCAAGGGATTCGATTACTACTACGGGTTCATCGGCGACGACACGAACCAATGGCAGCCCAACAACCTCTTCCGCAACACCACGCCGATCGAGCCGTACCTGGGCCATCCCGGCTGGAATCTGATCACCGCCATGGCCGATGAGGCGATCGATCGTGTCCGCATGGTCAGCGAGGTCCAGCCGGATCGGCCGTTCATGATCTACTACGCGCCGGGGGGCACGCATGCGCCGCACCACCCCACGAAGGAATGGGTCGACAAGATCGCCGCGATGCACCTGTTCGACGGGGGCTGGAACAAGCTGCGAGAGACGATCTTCGCGAATCAAAAGAAGCTCGGCGTGATCCCGCAGAACGCGACGCTCACCGCGTGGTCGAAGGATCTGCCCGAATGGGACACGCTGCCGGCCGAGGCCAAGAAGCTCTATATCCACCAGGCGGAGGTGTACGCGGCGTACCTCGCGTACACCGATCACGAGATCGGGCGTGTCATCCAGGCCGTCGAGGACGCGGGGAAACTCGACAACACCCTCATCATCTATATCAGCGGTGACAACGGCGCCAGCCCCGAGGGCACGCTCAACGGCCTGTACAGTGAGTTCGCCGTCGCCAATGGCCTCCACCCGACGGTCGAAGAGAACATGAAGTTCTACGACCAGTGGGGGACCGACCAGACCTACCCGCACTTCGCGGTGGGCTGGGCGTGGTGTTGGGCGACGCCGTACCAGTGGACGAAGGAAGTGGCGTCGCACTTCGGCGGGACGCGCAACGGCATGGCGATGTGCTGGCCGGCGCGGATCAAGGACAAGGGCGGGATCCGGCACCAGTTCCATCACTGCATCGACATCGTGCCGACGATCCTCGATGCGGCGGGCCTGCCGCAGCCGGTGATGGTCAACGGCATCACCCAACGACCGATCGAGGGTGTGAGCATGGCGTACACCTGGGATAAAGCCGACGCTCCTGGTCATCGGAAGACCCAGTACTTCGAGATGTTCGGTTCCCGCGCGATCTACCACGACGGCTGGATCGCGTCGGCGCCACCTGTCCACTCGCCGTGGGATCTCTCGCTGGCCAAGCCGCTCTCGGATGTCATGAACGGCTTCACGTGGGAGCTGTACAACATCGATGAGGATTGGACGCAGTCCGATGATCTTGCCGCGAAAATGCCGGACAAGCTGCGCGACATGAAGCAGCGGTTCACGATGGAGGCGGAGAAGTACCGCGTCTTCCCGCTCGACGACAGCGTTCTTGTCCGGTTTGTCTCGCAGGAGAAGCCCAACTACGCCTTCGGCCGCACCGACTTTACGTACACCGGCGAGATCGCCAATGTGCCGTACCCGGGCATCGGCGGCGCGCCCAGCCTGCTCGATCGCGACTACACCATCACGGCCGAGATCGAGGTTCCGGAGGGCGGCGGGGAGGGGATGCTGATCACCGACGGCGGTCGATTCGGCGGGTACGGCTTCTACCTGCTCAAGGGTAAGCCGGTGTTTACGTGGAACCTTCTGCAACTGGCGATCGTCAAGTGGCAGGGGAAGGAGGCGCTCTCGCCCGGCAAGCACACGCTGGAGTTCGACTGGAAGTACGACGGCCCGGGCTTTGGCAAAGGGGGCACCGGTTCGCTCAAGGTCGACGGCACGGTGGTGGACCGCCATGCCATGCCGCACAGCGTGCCGGTCATCCTGCCCTGGTGCGAGACCTTCTGCGTCGGGGTTGACACCGGCACGCCGGTTGATGAGAGCGACTACCAGGTTCCGTTCCGCTTCACGGGCAAGAGCATCAAGGTGAAGGTGAAGCTTGGGCCGGCGGCGCAGTTGCCGTGA
- a CDS encoding site-specific DNA-methyltransferase, protein MNSILHADCLAALPSLPDAFARLIYIDPPFNTGRAQSRRRVRATSDPDNGTRTGFHGRRYSQTVSTTRGYADDFGDAYLDFLMPRIAASLHCLTPDGSLFLHLDDREVHYAKVALDRLLGRDRFMNEIIWAYDYGGRPKTRWPRKHDTILWYAMDPRPRRYVFNFNAIDRVPYMAPRLVTPEKAARGKTPTDVWWNTIVPTNSREKTGYPTQKPLPILERIINVHTNPGDTVLDFFAGSGTTGEAAAKHARHFVLIDSSATAIRTMRRRLRPHLADPRR, encoded by the coding sequence ATGAACTCCATCCTCCACGCCGACTGCCTCGCCGCCCTCCCGTCCCTCCCCGACGCCTTCGCACGCCTCATCTACATCGATCCCCCCTTCAACACCGGCCGCGCCCAGTCCCGCCGCCGCGTCCGCGCCACCTCCGACCCCGACAACGGCACTCGCACGGGCTTCCACGGCCGCCGCTACTCCCAGACCGTCTCCACCACCCGCGGCTACGCCGACGACTTCGGCGATGCCTACCTCGACTTCCTCATGCCCCGCATCGCCGCCTCCCTCCACTGCCTCACCCCCGACGGCTCCCTCTTCCTCCACCTCGACGACCGCGAGGTCCACTACGCCAAGGTCGCCCTCGACCGCCTCCTCGGTCGCGACCGCTTCATGAACGAGATCATCTGGGCCTACGACTACGGCGGCCGCCCCAAGACCCGCTGGCCCCGCAAGCACGACACCATCCTCTGGTACGCCATGGACCCGCGCCCCCGCCGCTACGTCTTCAACTTCAATGCCATCGACCGCGTCCCCTACATGGCCCCTCGCCTCGTCACACCCGAGAAAGCCGCCCGCGGCAAGACCCCCACCGACGTCTGGTGGAACACCATCGTCCCCACCAACAGCCGCGAGAAAACCGGCTACCCCACCCAGAAGCCCCTCCCCATCCTCGAACGCATCATCAACGTCCACACCAACCCCGGCGACACCGTCCTCGACTTCTTCGCCGGCTCGGGTACCACCGGCGAGGCCGCCGCCAAGCACGCCCGCCACTTCGTCCTCATCGATTCCAGCGCCACCGCCATCCGCACCATGCGCCGCCGCCTCAGGCCGCACCTCGCCGATCCGCGCAGGTGA
- the recG gene encoding ATP-dependent DNA helicase RecG produces the protein MPILLTTPIEEVSPAARRHAPALRALGVANAAQLIAHLPMRHELVEAEATIDRLEPGRIVTARGEITATRTVMKGRRPRFEAVLMDDTGRLDLVWFNQPFMRQRIHPGLRLRVTGPARAFGPGLQIANPKIEHLKDEAEPAATDSRLRPVYPASEDITSAQIDAIVRDALAQTLPLIEDHLPEAYRRERAMPSLSDAYRLMHQPESQDDVAAARRRLAYDELLLLQLGVQMKRAHLRETLRSPVLRWSEAIDRHIRERFPFPLTPSQDQVVEDIVSDLTRETPTNRLVQGDVGSGKTIVALYAMLLAAASDHQAALLAPTELLAEQHYASISRILAGSSVRIELLTGAMTGSERSAALARIESGAADLVVGTHAILTETVRFASLAVAIIDEQHRFGVHQRATMRSKGTGDTESNITPHVLVMTATPIPRTLALTLFGDLDVSTIREMPPGRQSITTRVVTPDRSAEVYSFVHERLDQGDQAYIVVPAIDTGDGDVNDLRTVHARLEAHELAGKRLAAVHGRLKRDTREHIMGRFREGLIDALVATTVIEVGVDVANATVMVVEHAERFGLAQLHQLRGRVGRGAKRSVAVLIGEPVTEDAAARLRAIAESSDGFVLAEKDMEIRGPGEVFGIRQAGAPPFRVADLARDLDLLAMARRDATAWIARSPALAHEAEALLRRRLLKAHGKWLGLGDVG, from the coding sequence GTGCCCATCCTGCTCACCACACCCATCGAGGAGGTCTCCCCCGCCGCGCGCCGGCACGCCCCCGCCCTGCGCGCCCTGGGCGTCGCCAATGCCGCCCAACTCATCGCCCACCTCCCCATGCGCCACGAACTCGTCGAGGCCGAGGCCACCATCGACCGCCTCGAACCCGGACGCATCGTCACTGCCCGCGGCGAGATCACCGCCACCCGCACCGTCATGAAGGGCCGCCGCCCGCGCTTCGAGGCCGTCCTCATGGACGACACCGGCCGCCTCGACCTCGTCTGGTTCAACCAGCCCTTCATGCGCCAGCGCATCCACCCCGGCCTGCGACTCCGCGTCACCGGCCCGGCCCGCGCCTTCGGCCCCGGCCTCCAGATCGCCAACCCCAAGATCGAGCACCTCAAGGACGAGGCCGAACCCGCCGCCACCGACTCCCGCCTCCGCCCCGTCTACCCCGCCAGCGAGGACATCACCTCCGCCCAGATCGATGCGATCGTCCGCGACGCCCTGGCCCAGACCCTCCCGCTCATCGAGGACCACCTCCCCGAGGCCTACCGGCGCGAGCGGGCCATGCCCTCCCTGAGCGACGCCTACCGCCTCATGCACCAGCCCGAGTCGCAAGACGACGTCGCCGCCGCCCGCCGCCGCCTCGCCTACGACGAACTGCTCCTCCTCCAACTCGGCGTCCAGATGAAGCGGGCCCACCTGCGCGAGACCCTCCGCTCCCCGGTCCTCCGCTGGTCCGAGGCCATCGACCGCCACATCCGCGAACGCTTCCCCTTCCCCCTCACCCCCTCCCAGGATCAGGTCGTCGAGGACATCGTCTCCGACCTCACCCGCGAGACCCCTACCAACCGGCTCGTCCAGGGCGACGTCGGCTCCGGCAAGACCATCGTCGCGCTCTACGCCATGCTCCTCGCCGCCGCCTCGGACCACCAGGCCGCCCTGCTCGCCCCCACCGAACTCCTCGCCGAGCAGCACTACGCTTCGATCTCCCGCATCCTCGCCGGCTCCAGCGTCCGCATCGAACTGCTGACCGGCGCGATGACCGGCTCCGAGCGATCCGCCGCCCTCGCCCGCATCGAGTCGGGCGCCGCCGACCTGGTCGTCGGCACCCACGCGATCCTCACCGAAACCGTCCGCTTCGCCTCCCTCGCCGTCGCCATCATCGACGAGCAGCACCGCTTCGGCGTCCACCAGCGCGCCACCATGCGCTCCAAGGGAACCGGCGACACCGAGAGCAACATCACCCCCCATGTCCTGGTGATGACCGCTACCCCGATCCCCCGCACCCTCGCCCTCACCCTCTTCGGCGATCTCGACGTCTCCACCATCCGCGAGATGCCCCCCGGCCGCCAGTCGATCACCACCCGCGTTGTCACCCCCGACCGCTCCGCCGAGGTCTACTCTTTCGTCCACGAACGCCTCGACCAGGGTGACCAGGCCTACATCGTCGTCCCCGCCATCGACACCGGCGACGGCGACGTCAACGACCTCCGCACCGTCCACGCCCGCCTCGAGGCCCACGAACTCGCCGGCAAACGCCTCGCCGCCGTCCACGGCCGCCTCAAGCGCGACACCCGCGAGCACATCATGGGCCGCTTCCGGGAGGGCCTCATCGACGCCCTCGTCGCCACCACTGTCATCGAGGTCGGCGTCGACGTCGCCAACGCCACCGTCATGGTCGTCGAGCACGCCGAGCGGTTCGGCCTCGCCCAGCTCCACCAGCTCCGCGGCCGCGTGGGTCGCGGAGCCAAGCGCTCCGTCGCCGTTCTCATCGGCGAGCCCGTCACCGAGGACGCGGCGGCCCGCCTCCGCGCCATCGCCGAGTCCTCCGATGGCTTCGTCCTCGCCGAGAAGGACATGGAGATCCGCGGTCCGGGCGAGGTCTTCGGCATCCGCCAGGCCGGCGCCCCGCCCTTCAGGGTCGCCGACCTCGCCCGCGACCTCGACCTGCTCGCCATGGCCCGGCGCGACGCCACCGCATGGATCGCCCGTTCACCCGCCCTTGCCCACGAGGCCGAGGCCCTGCTGCGCCGCAGACTCCTCAAGGCCCACGGCAAGTGGCTCGGCCTTGGCGACGTCGGGTAG